Below is a genomic region from Deltaproteobacteria bacterium.
GATCGTCTGGCTGGTTTACGCCGCGTTCCTCCATGCCAGGATCACACGCGGTTGGCATGGAAAGCGCGCCGCGATTCTCTCGATCGTCGGTTTCCTCGCGACGATCATGTGCTACCTGGGCGTCAACCTGGTGCTTTCGGGTTTGCATTCATACGGAGGTTCATGACACAGCCGTAAAAGCCGTCATCCTTTACAGTACGGACAGGGAGGTGCCGCATGCGGAAGTTGGCCGTTTCCATCGGGGTGGCCGTACTTGTTCTGGGGATAGGGATGCTATGGTGCGGCGAGTCGCTCGCCGCGGACGCTTGTGTGACGAAAGACTGCCACGCCCGGATGGGCAAGGCGGCCTGGGTGCACGGGCCCGTCGGCGTCATGCAGTGCACGGTGTGCCACGGCGAGGGGAAGAAGGGGCACCCCACGCGGAGCAAGCCCGACTTTAAACTCGTGGCGACCGGCAAGGCCCTTTGCGAGAAATGCCACCAGCCGGTCGACAGGTTCGAGTACAAGCACACCCCCGTGCGAAAAGGGGAGTGTACGGGCTGTCACGACCC
It encodes:
- the ccsA gene encoding cytochrome c biogenesis protein CcsA; this translates as LFPNSKMLDELVYKAIIWGFPFLTAGIITGAAWANYAWGTYWSWDPKETWSLIVWLVYAAFLHARITRGWHGKRAAILSIVGFLATIMCYLGVNLVLSGLHSYGGS